A DNA window from Methanomassiliicoccales archaeon contains the following coding sequences:
- a CDS encoding ATPase domain-containing protein — MEGFDEVTKGGLPRGRPTLVIGGPGSGKTLFAMEFLVNGASKFGEPGVFFSFEESESELVQNVASLGFDVKGLEAKNMLAIDF, encoded by the coding sequence ATGGAAGGTTTCGATGAGGTAACCAAAGGAGGGCTCCCAAGGGGGCGGCCCACCTTGGTCATCGGGGGTCCGGGCAGCGGCAAGACCCTGTTCGCCATGGAATTCCTTGTGAACGGGGCGTCGAAGTTCGGGGAACCGGGCGTGTTCTTCTCATTTGAAGAGTCGGAAAGCGAGCTCGTTCAGAATGTCGCTTCACTAGGATTCGATGTGAAAGGGCTCGAGGCCAAGAACATGCTGGCTATCGACTTC
- a CDS encoding DUF1801 domain-containing protein — MEKTAKQEAKKADGESAVLEVIAAMPDPYRAMGERLHAIIKTSAPALTPKVWYGMPAYAKDGKIVCFFRSGEKFKERYMTLGFNDVAKLDDGVMWPIAFALTELTAAEEARIITLVKKAVG; from the coding sequence ATGGAAAAGACGGCCAAGCAGGAAGCGAAGAAGGCGGACGGGGAAAGCGCCGTGCTCGAGGTAATCGCCGCAATGCCGGACCCGTATCGCGCCATGGGTGAGCGGCTGCATGCGATCATCAAAACCAGCGCACCCGCCCTCACGCCGAAGGTCTGGTATGGAATGCCCGCGTATGCCAAGGACGGCAAGATCGTCTGTTTCTTCCGCAGCGGGGAGAAGTTCAAGGAAAGGTACATGACGCTCGGCTTCAACGACGTGGCGAAACTTGACGATGGTGTCATGTGGCCGATCGCATTCGCGCTAACAGAGTTGACCGCTGCAGAAGAGGCGAGGATCATCACGCTGGTTAAGAAAGCGGTGGGTTGA